A single genomic interval of Streptomyces graminofaciens harbors:
- a CDS encoding ABC transporter permease, whose product MFGIYLKRELSRRKKAALVIAMGLALGIALVITVNSVSAGMRQAQDKVLQSLYGLGTDMTVTKAREAPSGDDEEQGGPRFEFDASSDEDDEQSSDRVMTQGGQTLKSSLVKKVAEQDGVADAVGALSLNVTKVDGSFTQGEAKTDESSSQAQGQGGPGGGNTGGGSGQPRVEGGGASFGVNNYSVSGVDVTDQELGPLATSKITKGKTFTASQTDAKVAVVSKSYAKENEYAVGDKIKISGTKYTIIGVATPDSSESTTDVYLPLKQAQTLADAKNTVTTIYVKATDSEQIDAVKSAIQKNISGTTVTTSADLAKTVSGSLTTASNLATSVGKWLSIAVLAAAFLVAALLTSSAVSRRVREFGTLKALGWPSRKVTRQVVGESIVNGLLGGALGIALGLGAAYTVTAISPTLKAELGNAAGGMGGGPGGGGPGGGGAPGQQASNALEIALSAPVSLSTIALAAGLAIAGGLIAGAMGGWRASRMRPADALRSVS is encoded by the coding sequence ATGTTTGGCATCTATCTCAAGCGCGAGCTGAGTCGGCGCAAGAAGGCCGCTCTGGTCATCGCCATGGGTCTGGCGCTCGGAATCGCGCTGGTCATCACCGTCAACTCGGTCTCGGCGGGGATGCGGCAGGCGCAGGACAAGGTCCTGCAGTCGCTCTACGGGCTCGGCACCGACATGACGGTCACCAAGGCGAGAGAGGCGCCCTCCGGGGACGACGAGGAGCAGGGCGGGCCTCGGTTCGAGTTCGACGCCAGCTCCGACGAGGACGACGAGCAGAGCTCGGACCGGGTGATGACCCAGGGTGGGCAGACCCTGAAATCCTCGCTCGTGAAGAAGGTGGCCGAGCAGGACGGTGTCGCGGACGCGGTGGGCGCGCTCAGCCTGAACGTCACCAAGGTCGACGGCTCCTTCACCCAGGGCGAGGCGAAGACCGACGAGTCCTCCTCACAGGCGCAGGGCCAGGGCGGCCCCGGCGGCGGCAACACGGGCGGCGGCTCCGGCCAGCCCCGCGTCGAGGGCGGCGGCGCCTCCTTCGGCGTCAACAACTACTCCGTCTCCGGCGTCGACGTCACCGACCAGGAGCTCGGCCCGCTCGCCACCTCGAAGATCACCAAGGGCAAGACCTTCACGGCGTCGCAGACCGACGCCAAGGTCGCGGTCGTCAGCAAGTCGTACGCCAAGGAGAACGAGTACGCGGTCGGGGACAAGATCAAGATCTCGGGTACGAAGTACACGATCATCGGTGTCGCGACGCCCGACAGCAGCGAGTCCACCACCGACGTCTATCTGCCGCTGAAGCAGGCGCAGACGCTGGCCGACGCGAAGAACACCGTCACCACGATCTACGTCAAGGCCACCGACTCCGAGCAGATCGACGCCGTGAAGTCGGCGATCCAGAAGAACATCTCGGGGACTACGGTCACCACCTCGGCCGACCTCGCCAAGACCGTCTCCGGTTCGCTGACCACCGCCTCGAACCTCGCGACCAGCGTCGGCAAGTGGCTGTCCATCGCCGTGCTCGCCGCCGCGTTCCTGGTGGCCGCGCTGCTCACCTCGTCGGCCGTGTCCCGTCGGGTGCGTGAGTTCGGCACGCTGAAGGCGCTGGGCTGGCCGAGCCGCAAGGTCACCCGCCAGGTCGTGGGCGAGTCCATCGTGAACGGTCTGCTCGGCGGCGCCCTCGGTATCGCGCTCGGCCTCGGCGCCGCCTACACGGTGACCGCGATCAGCCCGACCCTCAAGGCGGAGCTGGGCAACGCCGCCGGCGGCATGGGCGGCGGTCCCGGCGGGGGCGGTCCCGGCGGTGGCGGTGCCCCCGGCCAGCAGGCGTCCAACGCGCTGGAGATCGCGCTGTCCGCGCCCGTCTCCCTGTCCACCATCGCGCTCGCGGCGGGCCTCGCCATCGCCGGCGGTCTGATCGCCGGGGCCATGGGCGGCTGGCGCGCCTCCCGGATGCGGCCGGCCGACGCCCTGCGCAGCGTGTCCTGA
- a CDS encoding DoxX family membrane protein, with the protein MTAFTSFDRRDLGLLLLRLGAGGVLFAHGTQKLFGWFGGHGIEGTGAFMESVGYAPGKASATASGLAETGGGTLLALGLATPGAGAAAAGAMAGAAAVHAPNGFFNAEGGYEHAATLGLAAAGLAVAGPGRLSLDHAFRHVVDRGWMVPAAFAGTAAVTAVVVGMRNQRVRKEKEGEQEALFEE; encoded by the coding sequence ATGACCGCATTCACCTCTTTCGACCGACGCGATCTGGGACTGCTCCTGCTGCGCCTGGGCGCGGGCGGGGTGCTGTTCGCGCACGGGACGCAGAAGCTGTTCGGCTGGTTCGGCGGGCACGGCATCGAGGGCACCGGCGCGTTCATGGAGTCGGTCGGGTACGCGCCCGGCAAGGCCAGCGCCACCGCGTCCGGGCTGGCCGAGACCGGCGGCGGCACACTGCTCGCCCTGGGGCTGGCCACGCCCGGGGCCGGTGCCGCCGCGGCCGGGGCGATGGCGGGCGCGGCCGCCGTGCACGCCCCCAACGGCTTCTTCAACGCCGAGGGCGGCTACGAGCATGCCGCGACCCTGGGCCTGGCCGCCGCGGGCCTCGCGGTCGCCGGCCCCGGCCGGCTCTCCCTCGACCACGCGTTCCGCCATGTCGTCGACCGGGGCTGGATGGTCCCGGCTGCCTTCGCCGGTACGGCCGCGGTCACGGCGGTGGTCGTGGGCATGCGCAACCAGCGGGTGCGCAAGGAGAAGGAGGGCGAGCAGGAGGCGTTGTTCGAGGAGTGA
- a CDS encoding aminoglycoside phosphotransferase family protein: protein MIEVPDAFVRTTVRREGEPGALWLAELPGIVEKLLGRWECVPDGPVVHGGVGVIVPVRRRGERGAAPDAALKVSFPHPGNVHEPDAFEAWGGRGAVRLYERDDARFAMLLERARTSTLAEIGDEDEIVTVAGRLNRRLAAPAPPGLPRLRDRVGVWAEGLREDAGKLTHVLSRHEVDAALATLHELGHDRPDTLVHGDLHARNILRADREPWLAVDPKGYAGDPAYDGGTLLKSRALSLLEADDLCKAVHRVLDMFSEAAELDRERVRRWAQFHAVQAAFHGRRHGFRAARSGARRDWLTAFVERLAGLLTECTRPL from the coding sequence GTGATCGAAGTACCCGATGCGTTCGTACGGACCACGGTCCGGCGCGAGGGCGAGCCCGGCGCACTGTGGCTCGCTGAACTGCCTGGGATCGTCGAGAAGTTGCTGGGACGTTGGGAGTGCGTGCCGGACGGGCCCGTCGTGCACGGGGGTGTCGGGGTGATCGTCCCGGTGCGGCGGCGCGGCGAGAGGGGCGCGGCACCGGACGCCGCACTGAAGGTGTCGTTTCCTCACCCCGGGAACGTCCACGAGCCGGACGCGTTCGAGGCCTGGGGCGGTCGTGGTGCGGTCCGGCTGTACGAACGCGACGACGCCCGGTTCGCGATGCTGCTCGAACGGGCCCGGACGTCGACCCTGGCGGAGATCGGGGACGAGGACGAGATCGTGACGGTCGCTGGGCGCCTCAACCGGCGGCTGGCCGCACCCGCGCCGCCCGGCCTGCCCCGGCTGCGGGACCGGGTCGGTGTCTGGGCGGAAGGGCTGCGCGAGGACGCCGGAAAGCTGACGCACGTGCTGTCGCGGCACGAGGTGGACGCCGCCCTGGCCACGCTCCACGAGCTGGGCCACGACCGTCCGGACACGCTCGTCCACGGCGACCTGCACGCCAGGAACATCCTGCGGGCGGACCGTGAGCCGTGGCTGGCCGTCGACCCCAAGGGGTACGCGGGCGACCCCGCCTACGACGGCGGCACACTGCTCAAGTCGCGGGCGCTGAGCCTGCTGGAGGCGGACGATCTGTGCAAGGCCGTCCACCGCGTCCTGGACATGTTCTCCGAGGCCGCGGAGCTCGACCGCGAACGCGTCCGGCGGTGGGCCCAGTTCCATGCGGTCCAGGCCGCGTTCCACGGGCGCCGCCACGGTTTCCGTGCCGCCCGGAGCGGCGCACGACGGGACTGGCTCACCGCGTTCGTGGAGCGGTTGGCGGGGCTGCTGACCGAGTGCACCCGGCCTCTTTGA
- a CDS encoding MazG-like family protein — translation MSDQHAEPAFPGTPDDLWQSVSRLHAWLEADQPYGGQEGLLLRMLKLQEEVGEVAQAVIGATGQNPRKGTTHTWDDVQSELCDVVITALVALRTLTPDAHAVFATHLARVTERSLGSRRG, via the coding sequence ATGAGTGATCAGCACGCCGAGCCCGCCTTCCCCGGCACCCCCGACGACCTCTGGCAGTCCGTCTCCCGCCTCCACGCCTGGCTGGAGGCCGACCAGCCGTACGGCGGCCAAGAGGGCCTGCTGCTGCGGATGTTGAAGCTCCAGGAGGAGGTCGGCGAGGTCGCGCAGGCGGTCATCGGCGCGACCGGCCAGAACCCGCGCAAGGGCACCACCCACACCTGGGACGACGTCCAGTCGGAACTGTGCGACGTGGTCATCACGGCCCTGGTCGCCCTGCGCACCCTCACCCCGGACGCCCACGCGGTCTTCGCGACCCACCTGGCCAGGGTCACCGAACGCTCGCTGGGCTCCCGCCGTGGCTGA
- a CDS encoding serine hydrolase domain-containing protein has translation MPSLERTYDVGGGRQLSAPRLRTDTPERAGLDPEELRLLVREVRALTHGDRPLAPAAVVIAGRGPVIAAEEAAGWAVRYGAYDERTDAGVQLPPDARIPAATDTPFDLASLTKLFTAVAAVQQLERGTLGIDARVGAYLPDFTGAAAHGITIRHLLTHTSGLRPELPLYDCPSHPARLGLLRAEEPTTRPGTTHIYSDLNFLLLQHVLERLTGRGLDTLIHDGITHPLGMTSTVFGPCPTAAATEDQRRPWAKTDRGMVRGEVHDENAWSLGGVAGHAGLFSTAHDLAVLCRTLLAGGSYGPARVLGPDFVDLLLTPPGLGFTLDQPRFMGELAGRGAAGHTGFTGTSLVLDRATDTFLVLLTNAVHPRRREPINAARAAAGTRVARAVRGR, from the coding sequence GTGCCGTCCTTGGAACGGACGTACGACGTCGGAGGGGGAAGACAGCTGAGCGCGCCGAGACTGCGCACGGACACCCCGGAACGGGCCGGACTCGACCCCGAGGAACTGCGCCTTCTCGTACGCGAGGTGCGCGCGCTGACCCACGGCGACCGCCCCCTGGCACCCGCCGCCGTGGTGATCGCGGGACGCGGCCCGGTGATCGCCGCGGAGGAGGCGGCGGGCTGGGCGGTCCGCTACGGGGCGTACGACGAGCGGACGGACGCGGGAGTTCAACTGCCTCCCGACGCCCGCATCCCGGCGGCCACGGACACCCCCTTCGACCTGGCCTCCCTCACCAAACTCTTCACGGCGGTGGCGGCGGTGCAGCAGCTGGAGCGCGGCACGTTGGGCATCGACGCGCGGGTGGGCGCGTACCTGCCGGACTTCACGGGCGCGGCCGCGCACGGCATCACGATCCGCCACCTCCTCACCCACACCTCGGGCCTGCGCCCCGAACTCCCCCTGTACGACTGCCCGTCGCACCCCGCCCGCCTGGGACTCCTCCGCGCGGAGGAACCGACGACGAGACCGGGCACGACCCACATCTACTCGGACCTCAACTTCCTCCTCCTCCAACACGTCCTGGAACGCCTCACGGGACGCGGCCTCGACACCCTGATCCACGACGGCATCACCCACCCCCTCGGCATGACGTCGACGGTCTTCGGCCCCTGCCCGACGGCGGCGGCGACGGAGGACCAGCGCCGCCCCTGGGCGAAGACGGACCGGGGCATGGTGCGCGGCGAGGTCCACGACGAGAACGCCTGGTCCCTCGGCGGAGTGGCCGGCCACGCGGGCCTCTTCTCCACGGCCCACGACCTGGCCGTCTTATGCCGCACGCTCCTGGCCGGCGGCTCGTACGGCCCCGCCCGCGTCCTGGGCCCCGACTTCGTCGACCTCCTCCTCACCCCACCGGGCCTGGGCTTCACCCTCGACCAGCCCCGCTTCATGGGCGAGCTGGCGGGCCGGGGCGCGGCCGGCCACACGGGTTTCACGGGCACGTCGTTGGTCCTCGACCGGGCGACGGACACGTTCCTGGTCCTGCTGACGAACGCGGTCCATCCGCGCCGCCGCGAGCCGATCAACGCGGCGCGGGCGGCGGCGGGGACACGGGTGGCTCGCGCTGTGCGGGGGAGGTGA
- a CDS encoding alkaline phosphatase D family protein has translation MTHKAQHSPELRAAARHFGRRRFLTVTSAAAALAFATNLPAAGAASATERDAAQITENPFTLGVASGDPLPASVLLWTRLAPVPYQPDGGLPAARFAVRWELADDESFRRVVRRGVATAHPEFHHTVHVEVGHLLPGRVYYYRFRVGAWTSETGRTRTAPGRGEPATPSSALTFAAVSCQRYDQGYYTAYRHLAGEDVDVVLHLGDYLYEYAVNSAGGARAYTDRVLPDSFNHETVTLEDYRLRYSLHKTDPDLMAAHAAHPFVLTWDDHETENNYAGGFPDGSDEPSEEFLLRRAAAYRAYWEHQPLRRPQRPDGPDMKLYRRFHWGRLAQFDILDTRQYRSNQAQGDGWQIPGPESADPSRTMTGATQERWLLDGWARSNAVWNVVPQQVTFSQRRNAVGEVYKVSMDSWDGYPASRERILAGAEAAGIENLMVLTGDVHVGYAFDIKRDFDDRASRTVGTELVATSISSGGNGSDRPANWDTYMTANPHLRFYNGRRGYVKVALAEEEARADFKAVPYVTTQGGGISTVASFVTEAGSPGLEPA, from the coding sequence ATGACCCACAAAGCCCAGCACTCACCCGAACTCCGTGCCGCCGCACGGCACTTCGGCCGCCGTCGCTTCCTCACCGTCACATCGGCCGCCGCCGCGCTCGCCTTCGCCACCAACCTCCCGGCCGCGGGCGCCGCGAGCGCCACCGAGCGGGACGCGGCACAGATCACCGAGAACCCCTTCACCCTCGGCGTGGCCTCCGGTGACCCACTGCCCGCCTCCGTCCTGCTGTGGACACGCCTCGCCCCCGTCCCGTACCAGCCCGACGGCGGCCTGCCCGCCGCCCGCTTCGCGGTCAGGTGGGAACTTGCCGACGACGAGAGCTTCCGACGCGTCGTCAGACGCGGCGTCGCCACCGCCCACCCCGAGTTCCACCACACCGTCCACGTCGAGGTCGGCCACCTCCTGCCCGGGCGCGTGTACTACTACCGCTTCCGCGTCGGCGCCTGGACCAGCGAGACCGGCCGTACGCGCACCGCACCCGGCCGCGGCGAACCGGCCACCCCCTCCTCCGCGCTGACCTTCGCGGCGGTCTCCTGCCAGCGCTACGACCAGGGCTATTACACCGCGTACCGGCACCTGGCGGGGGAGGATGTCGATGTCGTCCTCCATCTCGGGGACTACCTCTACGAGTACGCCGTCAACTCCGCGGGCGGCGCCCGCGCCTATACCGACCGCGTCCTGCCCGACTCCTTCAACCACGAGACGGTCACCCTGGAGGACTACCGACTGCGCTACTCCCTCCACAAGACCGACCCCGACCTCATGGCCGCCCACGCCGCCCACCCGTTCGTCCTCACCTGGGACGACCACGAGACCGAGAACAACTACGCGGGCGGCTTCCCCGACGGCAGCGACGAACCCTCCGAGGAGTTCCTGCTGCGCCGCGCCGCCGCGTACCGCGCGTACTGGGAGCACCAGCCGCTGCGTCGCCCGCAGCGGCCCGACGGCCCCGACATGAAGCTCTACCGCCGCTTCCACTGGGGCCGACTCGCCCAGTTCGACATCCTCGACACCCGCCAGTACCGCTCCAACCAGGCGCAGGGCGACGGCTGGCAGATCCCCGGCCCGGAGTCCGCCGACCCCTCGCGCACGATGACCGGAGCCACGCAGGAACGCTGGCTGCTCGACGGCTGGGCGAGGTCCAATGCGGTCTGGAACGTCGTCCCGCAGCAGGTCACCTTCTCCCAGCGCCGCAACGCGGTCGGCGAGGTCTACAAGGTCTCGATGGACTCCTGGGACGGCTACCCGGCCTCCCGTGAACGGATCCTGGCGGGAGCGGAGGCCGCCGGCATCGAGAACCTGATGGTCCTCACCGGCGACGTCCACGTGGGCTACGCGTTCGACATCAAGCGGGACTTCGACGACCGCGCCTCCCGCACGGTCGGCACGGAACTCGTCGCCACCTCGATAAGCAGCGGCGGCAACGGCTCCGACAGACCCGCCAACTGGGACACATACATGACCGCCAACCCCCACCTGCGCTTCTACAACGGCCGCCGCGGCTATGTGAAGGTCGCCCTGGCGGAGGAGGAGGCCCGCGCGGACTTCAAGGCGGTGCCGTACGTGACGACGCAGGGCGGCGGCATCTCGACGGTGGCGTCGTTCGTGACGGAGGCGGGCAGCCCGGGGCTGGAGCCGGCGTAA
- a CDS encoding multidrug effflux MFS transporter, with product MPEGHIPDSAKAEPHTTPGGSRHEAPDHPKKSPTAHPTTPDPTPLRRTGLLVTLVLGGLTATPPLAMDMYLPALPEVTGGLHAPAATVQLTLTACLAGMALGQLLIGPMSDRWGRRRPLLVGLVVYILATALCALAPTIESLVAFRLIQGLAGSAGIVIARAVVRDLYDGDEMARFFSTLMLVGGVAPIVAPLIGGQILRATDWRGVFVVLTVIGIALLAVVRARLPETLAPADRHSGGIGETLRAMRGLLTDRVFMGYVVVGGFAFAALFAYISASPFVIQEIYGASPQTFSLLFGVNSVGLVIVGQINGKVLVGRVPLDKVLAVGLTIVTLAATALLLMAAGVFGEVGLGPVAAVLFVLMSAMGITLPNTQTLALMRVRHAAGSASALLGTSSFLIGAIASPLVGIAGEHTAVPMAVVQLTATLVAATCFVALCRPWNGRTTSEGEDS from the coding sequence ATGCCCGAGGGGCACATACCGGACTCGGCGAAGGCCGAGCCGCACACCACACCGGGCGGATCGCGACACGAGGCACCGGACCACCCGAAGAAGAGCCCCACCGCCCACCCGACGACCCCCGACCCGACCCCCCTCCGCCGCACCGGTCTCCTCGTCACCCTCGTCCTCGGCGGTCTGACCGCCACACCCCCGCTCGCGATGGACATGTACCTCCCGGCCCTGCCGGAGGTCACCGGCGGGCTGCACGCCCCCGCGGCGACCGTGCAGCTCACCCTCACCGCCTGCCTCGCCGGCATGGCCCTCGGCCAGCTGCTGATCGGCCCGATGAGCGACCGCTGGGGCCGCAGACGCCCCCTCCTCGTCGGCCTGGTCGTCTACATCCTGGCCACCGCCCTGTGCGCCCTCGCCCCGACCATCGAGTCCCTGGTCGCCTTCCGGCTGATCCAGGGCCTCGCGGGCTCGGCGGGGATCGTGATCGCGCGGGCCGTCGTACGCGACCTGTACGACGGCGACGAGATGGCCCGTTTCTTCTCCACCCTGATGCTGGTCGGCGGCGTGGCCCCGATCGTCGCCCCGCTCATCGGCGGCCAGATCCTCCGCGCCACGGACTGGCGGGGCGTCTTCGTCGTCCTGACCGTCATCGGTATCGCCCTGCTCGCCGTCGTCCGGGCACGGCTCCCCGAGACGCTCGCCCCCGCCGACCGCCACAGCGGCGGCATCGGCGAGACGCTGCGCGCGATGCGCGGCCTGCTCACCGACCGTGTCTTCATGGGCTACGTCGTCGTCGGCGGCTTCGCCTTCGCCGCCCTCTTCGCGTACATCAGCGCCTCCCCGTTCGTCATCCAGGAGATCTACGGCGCCTCACCGCAGACCTTCAGCCTCCTCTTCGGCGTCAACTCCGTCGGCCTCGTCATCGTCGGCCAGATCAACGGCAAGGTCCTGGTGGGCCGCGTACCCCTGGACAAGGTGCTGGCGGTGGGCCTGACGATCGTCACCCTCGCCGCGACCGCGCTGCTGCTGATGGCGGCGGGCGTCTTCGGCGAGGTGGGCCTCGGCCCGGTGGCGGCGGTGCTCTTCGTCCTCATGTCCGCGATGGGCATCACGCTCCCCAACACCCAGACCCTCGCCCTGATGCGGGTACGCCACGCGGCCGGTTCCGCGTCGGCCCTGCTCGGTACGTCGTCCTTCCTCATCGGCGCGATAGCGTCCCCCCTGGTCGGCATCGCGGGCGAGCACACCGCCGTCCCCATGGCCGTCGTGCAACTGACCGCGACCCTGGTGGCCGCGACCTGCTTCGTGGCACTGTGCCGTCCTTGGAACGGACGTACGACGTCGGAGGGGGAAGACAGCTGA
- a CDS encoding nuclear transport factor 2 family protein: protein MTIAPAKLSDPAVRAFVAAVNSHDPEAFFALLTDDATMSDDGTDRDLADWTDREIFSSHGHMDVERESQGGRALTAGFRNDTWGEMRTAWRFTVTDDGRISRFETGQA from the coding sequence ATGACCATCGCACCCGCCAAACTGAGCGATCCGGCCGTCCGGGCCTTCGTCGCCGCCGTGAACTCCCATGACCCCGAGGCGTTCTTCGCCCTGCTCACCGACGACGCGACCATGTCGGACGACGGCACCGACCGCGACCTCGCCGACTGGACCGACCGGGAGATCTTCTCCTCCCACGGCCACATGGACGTCGAGCGGGAGTCCCAGGGCGGCCGCGCCCTCACCGCCGGTTTCCGCAACGACACCTGGGGCGAGATGCGCACGGCCTGGCGCTTCACCGTGACGGACGACGGCCGGATCTCCCGCTTCGAGACCGGCCAGGCGTAG
- a CDS encoding SDR family oxidoreductase, whose protein sequence is MNIKGTKIAIVTGAGSGIGRAVAVELLGAGWSVALAGRREEKLAEAAGGHPDTLCVRTDVSRPEDVAALFGAVRERFGRLDLLFNNAGTFGPGGVPVEELDYAAWRHVVDTNLNGAFLCAQAAYRQMKEQDPQGGRIINNGSISAHTPRPHSAAYTATKHALTGLTKALSLDGRPYGIAVGQIDIGNAATDMTERMRNGVLQANGEFMPEPVMDVADVARTVRHMAELPLEANVQFATVLATTMPYVGRG, encoded by the coding sequence ATGAACATTAAGGGAACGAAGATCGCGATCGTGACAGGCGCCGGATCCGGTATCGGTCGTGCCGTGGCCGTGGAGCTGCTGGGTGCCGGCTGGTCGGTGGCGTTGGCCGGGCGGCGGGAGGAGAAGCTCGCGGAGGCGGCGGGCGGGCACCCCGACACGCTGTGCGTGCGTACGGATGTGTCGCGGCCCGAGGACGTGGCCGCGCTCTTCGGCGCCGTGCGCGAGCGGTTCGGGCGGCTGGATCTGCTGTTCAACAACGCGGGCACGTTCGGCCCCGGCGGGGTGCCGGTGGAGGAGCTGGACTACGCGGCCTGGCGGCACGTGGTGGACACCAACCTCAACGGGGCGTTCCTGTGCGCGCAGGCGGCGTACCGGCAGATGAAGGAGCAGGACCCCCAGGGCGGCCGGATCATCAACAACGGCTCGATCTCTGCGCACACACCGCGCCCGCATTCGGCGGCGTACACGGCGACCAAGCACGCGCTCACCGGGCTCACCAAGGCGCTGTCCCTCGACGGGCGGCCGTACGGCATCGCGGTCGGGCAGATCGACATCGGGAACGCGGCGACGGACATGACCGAGCGGATGCGGAACGGGGTGCTCCAGGCGAACGGGGAGTTCATGCCCGAGCCGGTGATGGACGTGGCCGACGTGGCCCGGACGGTACGTCACATGGCGGAGCTGCCACTGGAGGCGAACGTGCAGTTCGCGACGGTGCTGGCGACGACGATGCCGTATGTCGGGCGGGGCTGA
- a CDS encoding Gfo/Idh/MocA family protein, producing MTDNRPVRWGILATGGIAAAFTADLVDLPDAEVVAVASRTEESAKAFAERFGIPRAYGDWSALAEDEDVDVVYVATPHSAHRTAAGMCLEAGRGVLCEKPFTLNVREAEELVALARGRGQFLMEAMWMYCNPLVRRLAEVVGDGVIGEVRTVQADFGLEGPFPPSHRLRDPAQGGGALLDLGVYPISFAQLLLGEPSDIAARAVLSDEGVDLQTGALLSWESGALASVHCSIVGGTATSASVTGSKGRIDIPHGFFFPDRFIVHRDGRDPETFAVDPADGPRNSFRHEAREVMRALRAGETESPLVPLDGTLAVMRTLDAIRDRVGVRYPGEEG from the coding sequence ATGACGGACAACCGGCCGGTGCGGTGGGGAATTCTGGCGACCGGCGGGATCGCGGCGGCCTTCACCGCCGATCTCGTGGATCTGCCGGACGCGGAGGTCGTGGCCGTGGCCTCGCGCACCGAGGAGTCGGCGAAGGCGTTCGCCGAACGGTTCGGGATACCCCGGGCGTACGGCGACTGGAGCGCCCTCGCCGAGGACGAGGACGTGGATGTCGTGTACGTCGCCACCCCGCACTCGGCGCACCGGACCGCTGCCGGGATGTGTCTGGAGGCGGGGCGGGGGGTGCTCTGCGAGAAGCCGTTCACGCTGAACGTGCGGGAGGCCGAGGAACTGGTCGCGCTGGCGCGGGGGCGTGGGCAGTTCCTGATGGAGGCCATGTGGATGTACTGCAATCCGCTGGTGCGGCGCCTGGCCGAGGTGGTCGGCGACGGGGTGATCGGGGAGGTCAGGACGGTCCAGGCCGACTTCGGGCTTGAGGGTCCGTTCCCGCCCTCGCACCGGCTGCGGGATCCGGCGCAGGGCGGGGGCGCGCTGCTCGACCTGGGCGTCTACCCGATCTCCTTCGCGCAGTTGCTGCTGGGGGAGCCGTCGGACATCGCGGCGAGAGCAGTGCTCTCGGACGAGGGCGTCGATCTGCAGACGGGTGCACTGCTCTCGTGGGAGAGCGGTGCTCTCGCTTCGGTGCACTGCTCCATCGTCGGCGGTACGGCCACGTCCGCGTCGGTGACCGGCTCCAAGGGCCGTATCGACATCCCGCACGGCTTCTTCTTCCCGGACCGCTTCATCGTGCACCGCGACGGCCGCGACCCGGAGACCTTCGCCGTCGACCCGGCCGACGGGCCCCGCAACAGCTTCCGCCACGAGGCCCGCGAGGTCATGCGGGCCCTGCGCGCCGGCGAGACCGAGTCCCCCCTCGTCCCCCTCGACGGCACCCTCGCCGTGATGCGGACGCTCGACGCGATACGGGACCGCGTCGGCGTCCGCTACCCGGGGGAGGAGGGCTGA
- a CDS encoding ABC transporter ATP-binding protein, with the protein MYKLNGVTKRYTRGKETVEALRGIDLVIEDGDQLVIQGPTGGGKSTLLQMIGGLDRPSAGSVELDGVDLASISEAKLTRLRAEKIGIIFQAFNLIPTLTAQENVETALVPLGVKAGERRERAAEALRSVGLGERLTHAPSELSGGQQQRVAIARALVKAPKVLLADEPTGNLDEGTRDEIMALLEGLWREQGLTFILVTHDSSIARRAPRLATIKAGQLTLTEQVQEQEQEQEQYAS; encoded by the coding sequence ATGTACAAGCTCAACGGCGTCACCAAGCGCTACACGCGGGGCAAGGAGACGGTGGAGGCACTGCGCGGCATCGACCTCGTCATCGAGGACGGCGACCAGCTCGTCATCCAGGGCCCCACGGGCGGCGGCAAGTCGACCCTCCTGCAGATGATCGGCGGTCTGGACCGCCCCTCCGCCGGCAGCGTCGAGCTGGACGGCGTGGACCTCGCCTCCATCAGCGAGGCCAAGCTGACCCGACTGCGCGCCGAGAAGATCGGCATCATCTTCCAGGCGTTCAACCTCATTCCGACGCTGACCGCGCAGGAGAACGTGGAGACCGCGCTCGTCCCGCTCGGTGTGAAGGCGGGGGAACGGCGCGAGCGGGCCGCCGAGGCGCTGCGTTCGGTGGGCCTCGGCGAGCGCCTCACGCACGCCCCGTCCGAGCTGTCCGGCGGTCAGCAGCAGCGCGTCGCCATCGCCCGCGCGCTGGTCAAGGCGCCGAAGGTGCTCCTCGCCGACGAGCCGACCGGCAACCTCGACGAGGGCACCCGCGACGAGATCATGGCCCTGCTGGAGGGGCTGTGGCGGGAGCAGGGCCTCACCTTCATCCTCGTCACGCACGACTCGTCGATCGCCAGGCGGGCACCCCGGCTCGCCACGATCAAGGCGGGGCAGCTGACGCTCACCGAACAGGTGCAGGAGCAGGAGCAGGAGCAGGAGCAGTACGCGTCATAG